ACTAAGTACAGGTCTGAAACAGTCCCAATACATCCTGAATGAATCCTCTGATgccataacaaaaaaacacatccagcaGTGAATTTGATGGTTCCCATCATTTTCAGACTCAAACCTTAGAATAAAAGGGAAACTTTTGTAAAGGACATTAAACACAGTTGCTCCTGTGGCTGCTCTCTTTAGATGCTCCCTGGATTGGCTAAGGAGCATGCAAAGCCAAACAGGGAGCACAATGCAGGAAACCCTGTACAGGAGCAAGTCTAAGCATGACAgagaataacattttaaattttgagCCCGTTAtgatgcttttccactacatagtaccGCCTCGGCTCGGCTGGACTAAATATCGGCAGGGTCATCGCAGAAGGAAACCATGTAGGGGTAAAGCGCCATTAGTCTGATCTAAAAAGGTAGAGGTCCGGGTGGTAGCAGCAATTTGTTTGCAACCAAACAAGTGTTAATTGGAGTGTTATTTGTGACtaatatattattttcaaataaagttatttttgcCACCAGCAGAGTTGACACTTGGTGGCCAACAGCTCAATGCAATTGATATATCTTCGATTACTGAGACTCAAGAGAACCTTATGTTCTAACATGATTCAAAGgaaaaatctatttttgtgTAGTAACATATGATGTTCCCATGAAGTGATAAAGTGTTTGAGGTATACTTTAAGAGACCGCCTGACATGACAGTACCACCTTCACAGCTTCCTTtatgaaactaaataaaaatacataccCAAAACTGAAGCAGCCCTGACATGACTGTGAGCTTAGTTTAGCAACTTATTACACAAAGGAAccttcttttgtttattttttccagaGCACAATGAAAGTGGACACTGGAAACAGATATTAATCCCTGTGGCAACAGCTGTTCCGATCGCATCTCTCCTGatctttacattttcttttattcttgtgCAAAGAATCTACAATCAGCATTCAGAGTAAGTGTATCTGCTCAACCCATACTCTCATGGATATGTACTGTTACTGTATGGACAATGGTGTTACACTGCtggaataaaacataaatgctGCTCTTCTTTACAGACAAAGGCGTCAGCCTCCCATGACAGGAATGGTAAACATACAACTATCATCTCACGTTAATTATCAACAAAGTTGAAAAAGGCTGAATAAATGCATGAAGAACATGAACGAATGTTATTCTACAAGTATGTCTGAGTTGCAGTATGTATGCTGTCAccagtgtttacatttttcctctatttttcttttttcccccagtggCAGGAGGAAACGGGGGAGCACATATACGAGAACAGCCTAGAAATTAATGTGAGTCAGCCAAGCAGTTATCACTACAAGCCCAGAGGTCACTGATTTTAAGTTCActtgagaaactgtaaatggaTGGAGAAACCAAACGAAATGAAGCAGAAGAGTCAAGGGATAACTCAATGTGGATTTGTTGGATCTACTCTTAAAGGAATGAGCGCTTTATATTTATGATCTTCTCTACTGAGGCCATCATGTTAAACTGCCATGCTGTTTTTGCTGGGCAAACTAAATTACTCCTGAGTTTAAATGCTAAATAAAGACTGCCATAGGTTTCCTTTCATGCTTGGAGGGGACAAGAATCTGCAACACGCAAATTCAGGCGTACTATGCGTGGCGTcaccagactgctggccactgattggtcagagtgccgtcacataGTGGTGGTCATTAGAGAAATGTTTGAAGATACTGTGTGAGTCCAGGAAACACAGATAAGCTGTACCTATCTTTATATAATATAACCTACCTATAAAACCCACATATCTTTTACTATGTTTGATCTAGTGACTCAGGTAACAGCAATAAAGAAGGCAAATCaaccctttttctctctcactcactttttgtcagttttgtctaacaaatttaaaatatgaaatggaatttcttttttaattatatttggAGACAAGTTAATATTGAGAGGAGGGAAAACTCATCGAGTCATACTTGAACAGTAAGTGGAGTTAACTTAGAGTGGTTTCCGGTGgcagcacactcacacatgacgTTTTTCACACTGATAAGTGATTAAAGGGACCACACATGAATTAGGAATCTCTGAATCGATGATGCAGAGGCAGATTGCAGTTCAATACGAAATGGTGTCAAGTCGggatgttttattctgaaaagtaaaccggATGAGGCTCTACTGTGATAGCCGGCAGAAAGTGCTGCGTATACACTCCaagccccccacccccccggcTAGAGGAGGACGGTTGCGGACAAAGAAAAGGGACAGTGATGAAAGCATGGGAAATTTCTAAAGTAATGGGAGGTGTTTAGCCAGAGAAGGCAGTACATACAcccatttttaacacaaaatacgtaattcaaatactttacacaaaactaccaagagTTGGACCTGGATAACTAAATAATATTACTAGATAACCACATAGACTAGTTTTAACTGGAAAAAAGTGGTTTAAgggtttagttactctttaaCAGGATACTCGGGGTCAGAAGAACAGTGCCTCCTCTTTACAGATTCCAGTTACACCCACTCAACTTCTCTTCCctgtctgaaaacaaaaacactttgtttccaCAAGACCTGCTGCTCGTGTCAGCTGTTATTTTCAACCACATGATTCAAACTGATCCAAAGTCTGTTCCGCTGTTTAGCCTAGTCACACATTAATTTCCTactaaatgtgcacacaacCTTGACAAACTATTTTAGTAATGTTTAACAGAGGAACTGTAGTTTAGTCACATGTTTAAAGTGTAAACACAGAATAGTTTGAGTGAGCCTGaggcattttaaatgtttattgtgaatgaaatgaacaggcaaaaaaaaaaaaaccaaccccaaaacataaaacatttaacattaaaacaaaaatgaaatatacaaCTACACgcaaaacatcatcattaatTATTTGAAACGCTTTAAAGACATGGAATGAAAAAACTACAAATCCACAAACAGATCAGTCAAAAATGTAGTATATTAGTCTACTAGAGATGAATGTACAGCATCAGGCTGTGATGAAGAGCAGGCTAGACTGGTACACATACTTCTCTCTACTAACACAACatccctgtgtttttttgttttgttcctaCATGTTGACTACATGTATACATGACTAAAAATGTATAAAGTTTGCAGACTTATCTCAGGACTAAAACTAAATCACCGCAACGCTTTACAAATGTGTACAAACATCACTTGTTGTCTCTGGTGAGCCtttgaacacatttcttttcatcCATAGAAATGGGAAATATCACTTTGGTTCATGGTACAACATCCATTTATGTGTTTGACTCTCCCAAAATGTTGCACCCTTAATTGGTCACTTTGTGTTTCCCTTAATtggtcactttgtgtttctcttaATTGGTCACTTTGTGTTTCCAGTGTTATTCGTTTTGGTTTCCGGTCAATTATCTGAACTATTGCATAGATTGCAATTGGAATATTTGTTCAACTTGAAAATATTGACTCAAttaaatattgtgtgtgtgtggtggggctTGGGGTGTTTGCTAAGAACTGACGACAAAGATCTTCATTGGTACCCTAAGTTTTACTTTACATTGTAACTTCAAAATagtaacacacaaacataaaaaagccTTGTTTAACAATGTTGTAAAATAGCTTCACTACAAGAAGTGGCCAGTAGTGGTAGATACTCACTGTTTACTATGTGCAGCTATAGAAGAGGTACTAGTATATACCAGCAAATGCAACAGGTGAGCAGCTTTTGGCTTTTTGACCAGCAAAATTGAATTGTACCTTTAGAGAACTTTAGAGAACTTCAGAGAACTGCTTTCAGTTCAGTACCACCGAAACAAGTTTATACAGATAGTGGTACCACAGTAAACATGGAGAATATTTATACTGTGAGGCAGACATAACAGTACCACAATTATATATCTGTCATCACATTAatcattatgattattgttgttgttttacagctTATTCTCTTGAATTCACACACGTTTATAACTGCTTGTAATCATCCCTTCATTTATTATATAAGAGTATAAGGGTTTTTATCTGTGGGGATGTGAATATTGACTTACTCAAcccaaaacaaaatatgattaTTGATGACTTCACTAATATGATGTATACGATGGGCTTACAACCCCTCATTACACGACCGAGCAGGTTCACAACACATAGTGCTACCCTAATCGataatattttcacaattattATAGGGAAAGACATAACAAGAGGACTACTGATGAATGACATAAGTGACCACCTGCCAATCTTTGCCATCTATGACTGGAggcacactgtgacacagacaccgaacaaaaacacatatagAAGGGTCAGGACTGAAAAGGGGACGCTTACACTGAGAAATGAACTACTGAGGCAAAACTGGAACGAGGtctacaaacaaacagatgtaAATGGCGCTTACGATTCcttttgcaaatatttaaaacGCTGTATAATTGACACTGTCCTGTAAAGAAAAGACACGCACATCAGAATAAGGAGGGGAAACCATGGCTGACAAAAACATTGATAAACGCCTGcgagaagaaaaacaccctgTATAGACAATACATAAGATTAAGGACGGAACAGTCAGAAACGAAATACAAACGATATAGGAACAAACTAAATAGCATCCTAAATGATCGCAAGAAAGAATACTACAGTAATCTGCAAGCAGAAAACATGAACTATACTAAAAAACTATGGGATATTCTAAACGatgtgatcaaaaacaaaaacacaaaacctagcTACCCTCCATACTTCAAGGATAATAACACGAAGGAAGATAACATGGAAATCATAGTAGAAAGATTGAATGAATTCTTTGTCAATGTGGGGCCGAATCTGGCGAAGAACATTCCTGACTCACTCCTTCACAATGTTTCTCACCCCAGTGAAGGACACAGAGATTAGACACCTGGTCAAAAAATACGTAGCAAAAACATCCACGGATGTTGACGACCTCGACATGAAGCtaattaagaaaacaacaaaaaaccaaaaaaaaaacaagcagcaaaTGTACCCAAACAATATCTGACATTGATAAGCACAAATGTCAACACGTGAGCTAGGGCTACACTAGAGGtagactgcatctctgagtgctacctgctcctgaaacatgttttgtcaaactgtcataagaaaaaaataaataaataaaaattaaaaaaatgagtatgatgaaaatatgtattgtacgatgaaaatatgtattgtacgatgaaatatgtattctgtgggtaatgggggcgggactagataagcttctGCTTCTCCCACTTTCcttgagtgatctaactgacatgaccgaaaataaacatataaagaaatattgaaaataattttaGGTGTGAGAAGAACATGTGTGTCAACAACATGggggttaaaataaaacattaaatacaacTTAATAgcaaattaagatttttccaCAGATTGAGTGTGCAGATGATCTTTGCTATTTTAGTGAGAAACttctaaattaaaatgtaaacactgagaaaataaacagttcAAAAGTTAGTAATTCTAGGCAGTAATGCCTGTGAATCACCTTTAGTTCAAACGTTGATGATCTTGTTGTTCCTTGGAAGCCAAAGTTAGTCCTACAACAGACAATTCAAAACACTGATTAATACAATGTTACTGAGGCatacttaaaacacacacacacacacacgcacgcacgcacacacgcacaggtcatataattagaatatcatcaaaaagttgatttatgtcagtacttccattcaaaaagtgaaacttgtatattatattcattcattacacacagactgatatatttcaagtgtttattgcttttaattttgatgattATCACTGACAACTAATGAAAATCCCAAATTCAGTATCTCAGAAAATATTGTGAAAAGGTTCAATATTGAAGACACCTAATGAGCTAATTAACTCATAACACCTGCAAAGGCCTTTAAATGCTCTCTCAGTCTAGTTCTGTAGGCTACACAATCATGGGAAAGACTGCTAACTTGACAGTTGTCCAAAAGACAACCATTGACACACAAAAGGTCATCGCTAATGAGGCTGGCTGTTCACAGAGCTCTGTGTCCAAGCATATTAATAGAGAGGCGAAGGGGTTACCACACCCTGGAGAGGATTGTCAAACAAAAcccattcaaaaatgtggtgGAGATTCACAAAGCAGCTGGAGTCAGTGCTTCAAGAACCACCACGCACAGACGTATGCAAGACATGTCTTCCAGCTGTCGCATTCCTTGTGTCAAGCCACTCTTGAACAAGAGACAGCGTCAGAAGTGTCTCGCCTGGGTTAAAGACAAAAAGGACTGGACTGCTGCTGAGTGGTCCAAAGTTATGTTCTCTGATGAAAGTAAATTTTGCATTTCCTTTGGAAATCAAGGTCCCAGAgtctggaggaagagaggagaggcacaGAGTTCACGTTGCTTGAAGTCCAGTATAAAGTTTCCACAGTCAGTGATGGTTTGGGGTGCCATGTCATCTGCTGGtgttggtccactgtgttttctgAGGTCCAGGGTCAATGCAGTCGTCTACCAGGAAGTTTAAGAGCACTGACCAACTTTATGGAGATGCAAATTTCATTTTCCAACAGGACTTGGCACCTGCACACAGTGCCAAAGCTACCAGTTCCTGGTTTATGGGCCATAGTATCCCTGTTCTTACTTGGCCAGCAAACTCGCCTGACCTTAAAATTTATGGGGTACTTTGAAGAGGAAGATGCGATACGCCAGACCCAACAATTCAGAAAAGCTGAAGGCCACTATCAGAACAACCTGGCCTCTCATAACACCTGAGCAGTGCCACAGACTGATCGACTCCATGCCATGCCGCATTGCTGCAGTAATTCAGGTAAAAGGAGCCCCAACTATGTATTGAGTGCTGTACATGCTCATACTTTTCATGTTCATACCTTTCAGTTGgccaacatttctaaaaaaaactttttttgtattgGTCTTAAGTAATATTCTAATTTTCTGAGATACTGAATTTGGGATTTTCATTAGTTGTCAGTAGTaatcatcaaaattaaaagaaataaacatttgaaatatatcagtctgtgtgtaatgaatgaatataatatacaagtttcactttttaaatggaAGTACCgacataaatcaactttttgatgataCTCTAATTATATGACCTGcatctgtatatatacacacatacaatgaAACtgttgtaatattgtaaaaactgcaggtagaaaaaaaaggaaagaggaggaaattaTAGCTGCAACATAAATTGAGCTGCACcaaattaaatatcaaacaGATTTTACCGATCTCATTGGCTGTAACTCTGGTTCTTCTCCTAAACTTCCAGTCTCTGCAGGTCCACTGGAACTGGGTGGGACATTCTGCAGCCTCTCACGTATACCTTCAATTATCCTGTACAATACACAATCAATTACTAAACCACAAGAGAACTTCATACAAATACAGTACTGGTGTACTTAGTACCTTTGAAGTATCCCATATTTAAGAAGGCAACACACGACAGCTGCAGTGAcattcaggaaaaacaaaataccaAATAAAGTCCAACAGGCACAGCAGGTTCCTGTAGAGAGACAGAACACAAGAAATATGAAATACTGACATACACTGTTCTTATGAAGAGGTTTTTTCTTAAAACCCACTACACAATCCTCATCCACTACCATCTTATGCAGGGTCCCACTGGGCTCACTTTGAGGGCCCCTGCTTTTTTGGGTTCCATTCTTAGAAAACACGTTATCTCCCTCCACTGTTATGCTGATGACACTCAGATTTATGTACACTTAAAGTGTAAGGATGTCTACCCGGCCAAATCACGTCTCGCATGTCTCGAGGAGATTAAAGCTTGGGAAGAAAGACGGAAAGTGATGGTGTTTGGACCAAATGGACAAAAAGGGACATTTCTTTaagagtgtttgtggtggttttcaaacatacattttatgGATCACTGTCAAATTCACATTTCCAATTAATTATTGTCGTCAGTAGATAGCAGATCTGCAGTCTCTGCTGATTGGCTATTAGTGACTGCCAGACCATGGACtgcctgattttattttaaacaggaagtgcactgCAGTAAGCATCAGCAGCATCCATAGTGCTGTCAAAATCAATCGATACAGAGTATTCAGTGATTTTCAGTATTTTGAAAGCCCGTTGTGCAGAAATGTAAGCTCTCTCCTGTCTTTCTGCAGCTGCACTGCTTTTAAGTATGACGTTATCATAACAGATTAGTAGTGAAGTAGTGatctaaatattattattattattataattattataattaaattattataactTCACATTCATGACGGAGTCAAAGCAGAACAAGGCCTCACCTGAAGTcacgtgcacaaacacataagCACGGTCACGTCCATGTAAGTTAGACACTTCACACTGGTAGAGGCCATTCAGGTCAGAGTTCATGTTTGAAAACTGTAGCGTGGCACCGTGTACGTCGACAGCAGATTGAGGCCACGGTTGACCAGGTCTgaagcagacaaacaaaacaaagtgatgtACAGTTTCACAGCAGTGTCATGTTTCTAACTGTTGAGAAATACGCAGAGAGttgaatgaatttaaatgatacATTTTCTAAGTTTGTGCTCTTCAGAACACACATTCAGAAACGCCTGCTGTATAGTTGACCAGCTTTGGAAACTCCCTTCACCCACAATGTCCCTCCCTTCATGTAACTTTCAAAAGCAGTTGCACTCCAACAGGACTTTTCTTCTTTAGATATTTTGACTTTGTGGTGTTGGTTATTTTAACAACTGTACCTGCTCCAGGTAATTTTTGCACTTGGGTTGGCTTCAGTCACACACTGAAATGAGTCTTTGGACATTGTGTTGATGGTCACTTCCCTGGGTGAAACTGcaaacaagagaaagagagaaccaGCTGTTTTGTTGCTGTGCCTGAGAAAGTAGTGATATTATCAAAATAATGGAGAATAATCCCATGTTTACTGATACAGTGCTATCTCGCTTTGTTTTGACAACATTTTGTCAGTCTTGGCACAGTTCAAGGTTAAACATAaaggtgttttatttgttatttgtgatCTTGGATCATATAATTCATCCTACTGCTGCTATTAAAGAACATGTTTGTGTACTGCCATATACAAATGTATatccatttattaaaaaaaaaaagaaaaaacattttgacttaCTGTCAATTTGTTTATGACAAATTAGCTGCCTCATGAGAGTGATTTTTTAAGAACTAAATCAAGGTCaaaagcacaggtgtgtgtttcaATAACAAGTTGAAACTGTATCTGCGATTCTTTGAAGATTAGGCCTAGAGACAATGTTGCAGTCCTTTATTGCCACATACTCCTGTTAGCTTTGTAACAAAGCTGTTACTTTATAGCAGTCACTGGATGTGTTCATTGCATTGGAAAACATAGACAATAAAGTTGtctttttaaagttgtttaatcatttcaaaaccaAACCACACATGTGAGCTTTCTgatgacacgcacacacacgcatgtgacTCTCGGTGGCTCTACCACCCTTTTATTACACACGCTACACATTAGAATGTTCGTGCTCGTGCTAACAAAGAGGGAAATCACACATGGAAACATAAATACGCATTGATGCGTTCAATAAAAGATATCACTCTACCACGAACACCCTACGTCATGACAGACAAACCGGTGAACTGGTGAGAGCAGTCCTTTATTGCCAATCCCAAGTGCGCACCAATTCCATaagtaattaataaaataagcaATATCGACATTTATGGCTCCCACAACAAAACTGAGGAAAAGTTCCCTACGTGGGAACAGTACTCCAGTCACtgttggaacacatccagaaaatattggAAACAAAGCTTGTACATGTTTAAGTGTTAACAATTTAGTGTGACCTAGCCTTCAGTTCGCCATCAATAGCACGGCCACGGCTCTCTTCTATcccacatttttcctttcaccccaaccggtcgaggcagatggccgcacatctttgcgTCTGGTTCTGAAACAGATTTCTTCCGATCAAaggggagtttttttctctccacgtgtgcacatgtgcaggcACGTGCACACGTAAGGCCCAAGGGATGCTCGAGCCCCTGCCCTTTTTGCCTCGTATTAAAAAGtgcccttgtgtgtgttttttaatgaataaataaattcttGTTGTGCATCAAAAAAGTGTTCTAAAAACGCTGTGGCTATCTAGCGTATACTCATTTCCTTGTAATATCCATTAACATAACTTTCTTGTGGGGGCTAACAAGTCGCCTTCCACTTATTCAACGTGCGTAAATATGAGTCATATTTCAGAAAAACGCTCATGTGTGCTTGTTAAGATAACTTCTTGTTAATGAGAGTTAAGAATAATCTAATATGACAGCTGTCAGTGTCGGCTGTTTATCTTGCCTCAAATCTTCAGCTTCTTCCAGATATTGAGTTTATTTTGACTTTGCTGTTGTAAACATTGCTGTTCCTACTAACAGTCACAGTAGAAGCAGggacaatgattttttttttccattatttaattttgtatttttttcaatgtttcaCTGTTCAATGTTAAAGTCTTTATATTCAACAATAAATAGCCTAATAAACCAGTGTCACCTGGTAACCCTAACCGCTGCTGTGTACACTAATTAcattgtgcttttgttgttgcttcaattcccagctctgctagtctacctgccgatgtgtccttgggcaagacacttttTATTAAGAAATGCTATACATTTCAATgctgtacatttaaatgatgtacAGTACATCAAAATCAGCACTGGATGGCccaaatgaaagaaagaaagatacaCTTCATGAGTAACTGAGGTAGAGGagtaaatgcaaatgtataCTCACAGTAGATCTGTAGGGTGAATGGTATTGTCTCCTCTTTCGACAAAGCCGGACTGGTGATGACACAGTGGACCACATGTTGGTAGATTTCTCTGGTAGGTTCACCTATCAGGTAGCTGACTGTGGTTGTTGTACCATTTTCATGTTGGATGTAGTCGGTTGTTGACCTCAGTTTTTGTGTGAGAGTACCGGTGAGCCACCTCACCTCTGCTGGAGGCCTGGAACCAGCAGCCAAGCAGGTAGCAAGGGAAATTTCTTTATCACCCAAAACAGGAAGATCGTCTTTTACCTCTGTGACTGGAGGCACTGGGGGATTAATGAACAACATAGTTAACATCTGAGCAAGACGGTAGCAAATACTGTACCTCTTCCTCTCCCACtatcacacacaaaatattgaaatgaaatgtcagatTTAACCTAGCACTTTTAGAGGTATCTCCGTCTTGTGATTTCCACTCGGGAAAAGAGTGAAGATGCATGTGTAGACCCCTTCATCCAGCAATGTGACGTTTGATAACCGGAGAGatccatttttctcttttaagtTCCCAATGAATTTAAATCGACCATCTTTGTGCCCATTGTCCACCACTCCTCCATTGTCGGACACAACTGTATAGAAGTTGTTATTCAGAGGTTCTCCTCGGGTAGCCCTCATCCATGAAACTTGGCCAAGGGTCTCTGTGGTGTCAATTATGTTGGAATGTAAGACAATTGTCCCTCCTTGGACTGCAGTCCGGTTTCCTCCAATCACCTGGACAGctgaaagtaaaaacacacaatgattaCAACTTACAGTGGAACAGTTTCAGCCTAGGGAGTTTTTGTGGCCACTAATTATGGTACTGCAGCTCTACTGTGTAAGATGCATATCTCATGTAATGGCACCTCCTTGTGCAGAAAAGAGAGGCAactatatatttaatatatccTGCCACactgcggtcaagtgagccgtcattcgtttTTAAGTGCGCCCATGCAGTCGAACTTATGGTGAATGCTGGGAGTCGGCTGAGAAGCAGCGCTAGTTTGATACCGGCGAGATcacttccggttttcaaaataagacgttatTAATACAAGGGCAATCAATCATGCTGATTTCAAGACATTGGGTCACATTGTCCAGAAGCTGttgaactaaatattttccctaatttatttagattttaactgtacaataacaacacattggcccataagttctgacaatggttgacACAATTGATCTCAGGAGCATGCTGATGACTACAAATTAAGcatcaaaaagtaaaaaaggacAACT
Above is a window of Solea senegalensis isolate Sse05_10M linkage group LG2, IFAPA_SoseM_1, whole genome shotgun sequence DNA encoding:
- the LOC122762301 gene encoding nectin-3-like protein, with the protein product METYPVYVSHGSTCGFPPASSFPMRCTRILTLTLVFLFLDKYGHAVQVIGGNRTAVQGGTIVLHSNIIDTTETLGQVSWMRATRGEPLNNNFYTVVSDNGGVVDNGHKDGRFKFIGNLKEKNGSLRLSNVTLLDEGVYTCIFTLFPSGNHKTEIPLKVLVPPVTEVKDDLPVLGDKEISLATCLAAGSRPPAEVRWLTGTLTQKLRSTTDYIQHENGTTTTVSYLIGEPTREIYQHVVHCVITSPALSKEETIPFTLQIYFSPREVTINTMSKDSFQCVTEANPSAKITWSRPGQPWPQSAVDVHGATLQFSNMNSDLNGLYQCEVSNLHGRDRAYVFVHVTSGTCCACWTLFGILFFLNVTAAVVCCLLKYGILQRIIEGIRERLQNVPPSSSGPAETGSLGEEPELQPMRSD